CGTGCCCGTCGATCGCGGGCACCCGTCTCCCTTCTTCCTCATTCTTTTCCATTTTCCATTGGAGGACTCAGCCGTGCGGATACTCACCATCGCATTGGGCCGCCTTACACTGGTGATCGGCGTCGTGATCGCCCTCTTCATCCGTGATGCCTGGCGCGGCTTGGGCGCGGACCCCGATCGCTTCTACCTGGTCGCGCTCTGGCTCGGCGTCTCGGCCGTGATCGCGGCAGCGTGCTGGACGAGCGGCGCGGCGCTGGTCGGCGAGCGCTGGATGCCGGCGGCCGTGCAGAAGGCGGGGTTCGCCGGCAGCGCGGCGGGTGCAGCCCTGTCGCTGGCCATCGCCCTGTTCGGGCTCATGTCGGCCGCGCCCGAGGCGAGGGAGCTGCAGCTCTTCGTGATCCCCGCGTTGTTTCTGGGCGCGAACGCCTACGTGATCGGCCGCAGACGGACCGCCGTCGCGTGATCCGCCGGGGCGTGGGTGACGCGGCGGACGAGATCCGAAGCCATCTCCACGTGGCGGGCAAGGCGGATCGCCGGGTTACGGGCACGGAACTTCCCGGCTCGCCAGGATCCTGACGAACTTCGTGGGCCGGCGAGGAGCCATCCGATGTCCGATGCGCTGCGGTGGGTGGAGGTGGTCACGTACGGCGCGGTGTTCCAGGCCGACATGGCCGTGGCGATGCTGGAGGAGGCCGGCATCCCCGCGCGCGTGGGCGGCGGCGAGCACGTGGGCATCTTCGGGGCGGGGTTCCAGGGATGGACGAACCGTGGGGTTCCCGTCCTGGTCCCCCAGCACCGCGCGGACGAAGCACGCGAGCTGCTCGAAGAGACGCCCGCGGAGGACGAGGACGGAGACGAGTAGCCGCGCATCTCGCGGCTACGATAGAGCCCTGGCGCCGACGCGGTGCCAGGGCTCGTCGCGCCGATGCACCTTCGCCACGTCCGCCGGGCATCTGCGATGCGTCGCTAGATGGTCGTCTCGCCGGCGGACGAGGTGCGGCTGCGGAGATGCGCGGCCGTCCATCCACCGCTCGTCGCCGATCATCCATCGACCCGAGGGATGAAAGGTGGCCGGAACCCGCGGCCGGATTTCTGCGGGCAGCCCGATGGCTTCTCGCAACGCATCTCCACGTCGGCACACGAAACCTTGCGGAAGGTGGTCCATGCATCGCGCATCCGCCGTTCTGGCCGCAGCCGTGTCGCTCGCCGCTTGCTCGGGTGGCGACGGCGCCGGGCAGGGTCCGCCGGCCACGACCGGGCTGCGGCTCGTGGGGGTGGCGAGCGGCCTGGAATCGCCGCTCTATCTCACCGCCCCCGCGGGAGATGCGCGGCTGTTCGTGGTGGAGCAGCCCGGCCGCATCCGCATCGTGGAGAACGGCGCGCTGCTGCCCACGCCGTTCCTGGACATCACGGATCGCGTGAGCAGCGGCGGCGAGCGGGGGCTGCTGAGCGTGGCGTTCCACCCACGCTACGCGTCGAACGGGCTGCTGTACGTGGACTACACGGACCGCAACGGCGACACGCGCGTGGAGCGCTACCACGTGAGCGCGGACCGCAACCGGGCCGACCCCGCGAGCGCGCAGCTCGTCCTGGCCGTCGCGCAGCCGTTCGCGAACCACAACGGAGGGCTGGTGGCGTTCGGGCCCGACGGGATGCTGTACGTGGGCATGGGGGACGGCGGCAGCGGCGGCGACCCGCAGCGCAACGGGCAGAACCCGGCGGCGCTGCTGGGCAAGCTGCTGCGCCTGGACGTGGACGCGGCCCAGCCGTACGCCATCCCCACCGGAAACCCGTTCGCCGGCCAGCCCGGCCGCCGCGGGGAGATCTGGGCGACGGGCATGCGGAACCCGTGGCGCTTCTCGTGGGACCGCTCGACCGGGCTGCTGTACGTGGCCGACGTGGGCCAGAATGCGTGGGAAGAGGTGGACGTGGTGCCCGCCGCGGCCGCCGGGCTCAACTACGGCTGGAACACGATGGAGGCCACGCACTGCTTCCAGCCCTCGTCGGGATGCTCGACGGCGGGGCTCACGCTGCCGGTGCTGGAGTACGGGCACGCGGACGGCTGCTCGGTCACGGGCGGCTACGTGTACCGCGGCGCGGCCATGCCGTCGCTGCGGGGCACGTACTTCTACGCGGACTACTGCGGCGGCTGGGTGCGCAGCTTCCGCTTCACGGCCGGTGCGGTGACGGAAGGGCGTACTTGGGAGCTGGGGCAGCCCGGCAGCATCCTCTCGTTCGGCGAGGACGCGGCGGGCGAGCTGTACGTGCTGTCGGCACAGGGCAAGGTCTTCCGCCTGGCGCCCGCGTGAACGGCGCATCGGGAGATGGACGGCCCGCGCTGCCGCGGGGGATTGCGGCGCCGCGCCCGGTGGATTATTGAGACAGGAGCCCGCCCGCCCTGTGCGCGCGGTCCCGTCCTCCACCACCACCCGCGGAACATGACTCTCTCGCACCCGCTCGCCGCCGCTGCCCGCCGCGCGGCGCTCCCGCTCGCCCTGGCCGTCGTAGCCCTCGCGCCCTGCCGCACGCTCGCGCAGGCCGCGGCGTCCGCATCGCCCGCATCGCCCGCATCGCCCGCATCTTCCGTCTCGTCGTCGCAGCCGGCGGCGGCGGAGTGGGGGATCGTGATCCACGGCGGCGCGGGCGTGATCACGCGCGAGAGCATGACGCCCGCGCGCGAAGCGGAGTACCGCGCGAAGCTGGCCGAGGCGCTGGCGGCGGGGCACCGCATCCTGGAGCGCGGGGGCAGCAGCCTGGACGCGGTGCAGGCGGCGATCAACGTCATGGAGGACTCGCCGCTCTTCAACGCGGGCAAGGGCGCGGTGTTCACGCACGAGGGCCACAACGAGATGGACGCGGCCGTCATGGACGGGCGCACGCTGGCGGCGGGCGCGGTGGCGGGGGTGCGGCACATCAAGAACCCCATCGACCTGGCGCGCGCGGTGATGGAGCACTCGCCGCACGTGATGCTTTCCGGCGAGGGCGCGGAGGAGTTCGCGCGGTCGCGCGGCTTCGCGATGATGCCGGAGAGCTACTTCCGCGTGGAGAGCCGCTGGCAGGCGCTGCAGAAGGCGCTGGACGACGAGCGCCGCGCAGCCGCGGGCGACACCACCCGGCGACCGCAGGCCATGTACTCGGTGCCCGACGAGCGCAAGTTCGGCACGGTGGGCGCGGTGGCGCTGGACAAGGCCGGCAACCTGGCGGCGGGCACCAGCACGGGCGGCACCACGAACAAGCGCTGGGGCCGCATCGGCGACTCGCCGGTGATCGGGGCGGGCACGTACGCCAACAACCGCTCGTGCGGCGTCTCGGCCACGGGCGTGGGCGAGTTCTTCATCCGCAACGTGGTGGCACACAGCATCTGCGCGCTGGTCGAGTACCGCGGCATGAGCGTGAAAGATGCGGCTGACGCCATCGTCATGCACCAGCTGGTGGAGCAGCACGGCGACGGCGGCGTGATCGTGATGGACGCGCACGGCAACGTGGCGACGCCCTTCAACACGCCGGGCATGTACCGCGGCCGCATGATGGCCGACGGCAAGGTGGAGGTTTCGATCTTCCAGAACTGACGCGTCCCGTCCGGGACGCCGTCCGGGTTCTCGGCCTGTCCGGCCACTGTCGAAGCATCCTCAATGGCGGCGTCCTCGCCGGATGGAAGCGGACCGGGAGACGAACGGCGGATGGAGGATATGCGCGTGCGCGAGGTGCTGGAGACCTGCCTGTACGCCCACGACCTGGACGCGGCGGAGAGCTTCTACCGCTCGGTCCTGGGCCTGGAGCTGATCGGCCGCGTGGAGGGAAGGCACGTCTTCTTCCGCTGCGGCCACCGCGTCTTCCTCGTCTTCAACCCGGCGCGCACCCGCGAGCCGGGCGGCGAGCTGCCTCCGCACGGCGGCTCGGAAGAGGCGCACGTGGCGTTCGCCGTGCCCGGCGACGAGATCGGTGCCTGGCGCGCGCACTTGGAACGCAAGGGCGTAGAGGTGGAGAGCGACGTGAGCTG
This genomic window from Longimicrobiaceae bacterium contains:
- a CDS encoding DUF2007 domain-containing protein, with product MSDALRWVEVVTYGAVFQADMAVAMLEEAGIPARVGGGEHVGIFGAGFQGWTNRGVPVLVPQHRADEARELLEETPAEDEDGDE
- a CDS encoding isoaspartyl peptidase/L-asparaginase; the protein is MTLSHPLAAAARRAALPLALAVVALAPCRTLAQAAASASPASPASPASSVSSSQPAAAEWGIVIHGGAGVITRESMTPAREAEYRAKLAEALAAGHRILERGGSSLDAVQAAINVMEDSPLFNAGKGAVFTHEGHNEMDAAVMDGRTLAAGAVAGVRHIKNPIDLARAVMEHSPHVMLSGEGAEEFARSRGFAMMPESYFRVESRWQALQKALDDERRAAAGDTTRRPQAMYSVPDERKFGTVGAVALDKAGNLAAGTSTGGTTNKRWGRIGDSPVIGAGTYANNRSCGVSATGVGEFFIRNVVAHSICALVEYRGMSVKDAADAIVMHQLVEQHGDGGVIVMDAHGNVATPFNTPGMYRGRMMADGKVEVSIFQN
- a CDS encoding VOC family protein encodes the protein MEDMRVREVLETCLYAHDLDAAESFYRSVLGLELIGRVEGRHVFFRCGHRVFLVFNPARTREPGGELPPHGGSEEAHVAFAVPGDEIGAWRAHLERKGVEVESDVSWPRGGRSVYFRDPAGNSVELATPRIWAIPEEAAFGIPQSPEGEAAD
- a CDS encoding PQQ-dependent sugar dehydrogenase, with product MHRASAVLAAAVSLAACSGGDGAGQGPPATTGLRLVGVASGLESPLYLTAPAGDARLFVVEQPGRIRIVENGALLPTPFLDITDRVSSGGERGLLSVAFHPRYASNGLLYVDYTDRNGDTRVERYHVSADRNRADPASAQLVLAVAQPFANHNGGLVAFGPDGMLYVGMGDGGSGGDPQRNGQNPAALLGKLLRLDVDAAQPYAIPTGNPFAGQPGRRGEIWATGMRNPWRFSWDRSTGLLYVADVGQNAWEEVDVVPAAAAGLNYGWNTMEATHCFQPSSGCSTAGLTLPVLEYGHADGCSVTGGYVYRGAAMPSLRGTYFYADYCGGWVRSFRFTAGAVTEGRTWELGQPGSILSFGEDAAGELYVLSAQGKVFRLAPA